A region from the Motacilla alba alba isolate MOTALB_02 chromosome 10, Motacilla_alba_V1.0_pri, whole genome shotgun sequence genome encodes:
- the TPM1 gene encoding tropomyosin alpha-1 chain isoform X5, with the protein MDAIKKKMQMLKLDKENALDRAEQAEADKKAAEERSKQLEDELVALQKKLKATEDELDKYSESLKDAQEKLELADKKATDAESEVASLNRRIQLVEEELDRAQERLATALQKLEEAEKAADESERGMKVIENRAQKDEEKMEIQEIQLKEAKHIAEEADRKYEEVARKLVIIESDLERAEERAELSESKCAELEEELKTVTNNLKSLEAQAEKYSQKEDKYEEEIKVLTDKLKEAETRAEFAERSVTKLEKSIDDLEEKVAHAKEENLNMHQMLDQTLLELNNM; encoded by the exons ATGGATGCCATCAAGAAGAAGATGCAGATGCTGAAGCTGGACAAGGAGAACGCCTTGGACAGAGCCGAGCAAGCCGAAGCGGACAAGAAGGCAGCGGAGGAGAGAAGCAAGCAG CTGGAGGACGAGCTGGTGGCTCTACAAAAGAAGCTGAAGGCCACTGAGGATGAGCTGGACAAATACTCCGAGTCCCTTAAAGATGCACAGGAAAAGTTGGAACTGGCTGACAAAAAGGCCACAGAT GCTGAGAGTGAAGTAGCTTCTCTGAACAGACGCATCCAGCTGGTTGAGGAAGAGTTGGATCGGGCTCAGGAGCGCTTGGCCACTGCCctgcagaagctggaggaggctgagaaGGCTGCAGATGAGAGTGAAAG AGGAATGAAGGTCATTGAAAATAGAGCCCAGAAGGATGAAGAGAagatggaaatccaggagaTCCAGCTTAAAGAGGCTAAGCACATTGCTGAAGAGGCTGACCGCAAGTATGAAGAG GTGGCTCGTAAGCTGGTGATCATTGAGAGTGACCTGGAGCGCGCTGAGGAGCGTGCTGAGCTATCAGAAAG CAAATGTGCTGAGCTTGAAGAGGAGTTGAAAACTGTGACCAACAACCTGAAGTCGCTGGAGGCTCAGGCTGAGAAG TACTCCCAGAAAGAAGACAAGTATGAAGAGGAGATTAAAGTTCTGACTGACAAACTGAAGGAG GCTGAGACCCGTGCTGAGTTTGCTGAGAGGTCAGTAACCAAGCTGGAGAAGAGCATTGATGACCTAGAAG AGAAAGTGGCGCATGCCAAAGAAGAAAACCTTAATATGCATCAGATGCTGGATCAAACTTTACTGGAGTTAAACAACATGTGA
- the TPM1 gene encoding tropomyosin alpha-1 chain isoform X7, whose amino-acid sequence MDAIKKKMQMLKLDKENALDRAEQAEADKKAAEERSKQLEDELVALQKKLKATEDELDKYSESLKDAQEKLELADKKATDAESEVASLNRRIQLVEEELDRAQERLATALQKLEEAEKAADESERGMKVIENRAQKDEEKMEIQEIQLKEAKHIAEEADRKYEEVARKLVIIESDLERAEERAELSESQVRQLEEQLRIMDQTLKALMAAEDKYSQKEDKYEEEIKVLTDKLKEAETRAEFAERSVTKLEKSIDDLEEKVAHAKEENLNMHQMLDQTLLELNNM is encoded by the exons ATGGATGCCATCAAGAAGAAGATGCAGATGCTGAAGCTGGACAAGGAGAACGCCTTGGACAGAGCCGAGCAAGCCGAAGCGGACAAGAAGGCAGCGGAGGAGAGAAGCAAGCAG CTGGAGGACGAGCTGGTGGCTCTACAAAAGAAGCTGAAGGCCACTGAGGATGAGCTGGACAAATACTCCGAGTCCCTTAAAGATGCACAGGAAAAGTTGGAACTGGCTGACAAAAAGGCCACAGAT GCTGAGAGTGAAGTAGCTTCTCTGAACAGACGCATCCAGCTGGTTGAGGAAGAGTTGGATCGGGCTCAGGAGCGCTTGGCCACTGCCctgcagaagctggaggaggctgagaaGGCTGCAGATGAGAGTGAAAG AGGAATGAAGGTCATTGAAAATAGAGCCCAGAAGGATGAAGAGAagatggaaatccaggagaTCCAGCTTAAAGAGGCTAAGCACATTGCTGAAGAGGCTGACCGCAAGTATGAAGAG GTGGCTCGTAAGCTGGTGATCATTGAGAGTGACCTGGAGCGCGCTGAGGAGCGTGCTGAGCTATCAGAAAG CCAAGTCCGACAGCTGGAAGAACAGTTAAGAATAATGGATCAAACCTTGAAAGCATTAATGGCTGCAGAGGATAAG TACTCCCAGAAAGAAGACAAGTATGAAGAGGAGATTAAAGTTCTGACTGACAAACTGAAGGAG GCTGAGACCCGTGCTGAGTTTGCTGAGAGGTCAGTAACCAAGCTGGAGAAGAGCATTGATGACCTAGAAG AGAAAGTGGCGCATGCCAAAGAAGAAAACCTTAATATGCATCAGATGCTGGATCAAACTTTACTGGAGTTAAACAACATGTGA
- the TPM1 gene encoding tropomyosin alpha-1 chain isoform X11, with the protein MAAMSSLEAVRRKIRSLQEQADAAEERAGRLQREVDQERALREEAESEVASLNRRIQLVEEELDRAQERLATALQKLEEAEKAADESERGMKVIENRAQKDEEKMEIQEIQLKEAKHIAEEADRKYEEVARKLVIIESDLERAEERAELSESKCAELEEELKTVTNNLKSLEAQAEKYSQKEDKYEEEIKVLTDKLKEAETRAEFAERSVTKLEKSIDDLEDNFLCFSSPKTSSSGWIKHLSKLWMFHGLIVLSSSLVDSSSITCLRTCSVCALLYRNYISQCKINIPAVSLLLFLCLLFI; encoded by the exons ATGGCGGCGATGAGCTCGCTCGAGGCCGTGCGCAGGAAGATCcgcagcctgcaggagcaggcgGACGCCGCCGAGGAGCGGGCGGGACGGCTGCAGCGGGAGGTGGACCAGGAGCGGGCGTTGCGGGAGGAG GCTGAGAGTGAAGTAGCTTCTCTGAACAGACGCATCCAGCTGGTTGAGGAAGAGTTGGATCGGGCTCAGGAGCGCTTGGCCACTGCCctgcagaagctggaggaggctgagaaGGCTGCAGATGAGAGTGAAAG AGGAATGAAGGTCATTGAAAATAGAGCCCAGAAGGATGAAGAGAagatggaaatccaggagaTCCAGCTTAAAGAGGCTAAGCACATTGCTGAAGAGGCTGACCGCAAGTATGAAGAG GTGGCTCGTAAGCTGGTGATCATTGAGAGTGACCTGGAGCGCGCTGAGGAGCGTGCTGAGCTATCAGAAAG CAAATGTGCTGAGCTTGAAGAGGAGTTGAAAACTGTGACCAACAACCTGAAGTCGCTGGAGGCTCAGGCTGAGAAG TACTCCCAGAAAGAAGACAAGTATGAAGAGGAGATTAAAGTTCTGACTGACAAACTGAAGGAG GCTGAGACCCGTGCTGAGTTTGCTGAGAGGTCAGTAACCAAGCTGGAGAAGAGCATTGATGACCTAGAAG ataattttctttgcttcagttCTCCAAAGACATCTTCATCGGGTTGGATAAAACATCTTTCCAAGCTTTGGATGTTTCATGGGCTCATTGTCCTGTCTTCTAGTTTAGTTGACTCTTCCTCTATCACCTGTCTCAGAACATGCTCTGTTTGTGCTCTGCTGTACAGAAACTACATTTctcaatgtaaaataaatatccCAGCTGTATCCCTTTTGCTAttcctttgccttttatttatttaa
- the TPM1 gene encoding tropomyosin alpha-1 chain isoform X3, whose protein sequence is MTSLIGGGLRRERWVLTPGPVRSGSGHLACRAARRRCCPGSSTGHGRAAGRSGPAPAGAAHPGPDRPIPATGGPSPATTAPTAVGPGQGWPIRCHDRPIPVQYRPIPGTSPSLGRLDHPPSPPRSQPGAAAPPQSAAARGDFRGCGGRREAARAGRGAGMAAMSSLEAVRRKIRSLQEQADAAEERAGRLQREVDQERALREEAESEVASLNRRIQLVEEELDRAQERLATALQKLEEAEKAADESERGMKVIENRAQKDEEKMEIQEIQLKEAKHIAEEADRKYEEVARKLVIIESDLERAEERAELSESQVRQLEEQLRIMDQTLKALMAAEDKYSQKEDKYEEEIKVLTDKLKEAETRAEFAERSVTKLEKSIDDLEEKVAHAKEENLNMHQMLDQTLLELNNM, encoded by the exons ATGACATCGCTCATAGGGGGCGGTTTGCGGAGGGAAAGGTGGGTCTTGACCCCGGGCCCGGTCCGGTCCGGTTCGGGGCACCTCGCGTGCCGTGCCGCCAGGCGGCGCTGCTGCCCCGGCTCTTCCACCGGGCACGGCCGCGCTGCCGGCAGGAGCGGCCCAGCCCCGGCAGGAGCGGCCCATCCCGGGCCGGACCGGCCCATCCCGGCCACGGGCGGCCCATCCCCAGCCACGACCGCCCCAACCGCGGTCGGACCGGGCCAGGGCTGGCCCATTCGCTGCCACGACCGGCCCATCCCAGTTCAGTACCGGCCGATCCCCGGGACCAGCCCATCCCTAGGACGGCTGGACCATCCTCCGTCCCCgccccgctcccagcccggTGCCGCAGCCCCGCCCCAGAGCGCTGCGGCGCGGGGGGACTTccggggctgcggcgggcggAGGGAGGCGGCGCGGGCAGGGCGAGGTGCGGGCATGGCGGCGATGAGCTCGCTCGAGGCCGTGCGCAGGAAGATCcgcagcctgcaggagcaggcgGACGCCGCCGAGGAGCGGGCGGGACGGCTGCAGCGGGAGGTGGACCAGGAGCGGGCGTTGCGGGAGGAG GCTGAGAGTGAAGTAGCTTCTCTGAACAGACGCATCCAGCTGGTTGAGGAAGAGTTGGATCGGGCTCAGGAGCGCTTGGCCACTGCCctgcagaagctggaggaggctgagaaGGCTGCAGATGAGAGTGAAAG AGGAATGAAGGTCATTGAAAATAGAGCCCAGAAGGATGAAGAGAagatggaaatccaggagaTCCAGCTTAAAGAGGCTAAGCACATTGCTGAAGAGGCTGACCGCAAGTATGAAGAG GTGGCTCGTAAGCTGGTGATCATTGAGAGTGACCTGGAGCGCGCTGAGGAGCGTGCTGAGCTATCAGAAAG CCAAGTCCGACAGCTGGAAGAACAGTTAAGAATAATGGATCAAACCTTGAAAGCATTAATGGCTGCAGAGGATAAG TACTCCCAGAAAGAAGACAAGTATGAAGAGGAGATTAAAGTTCTGACTGACAAACTGAAGGAG GCTGAGACCCGTGCTGAGTTTGCTGAGAGGTCAGTAACCAAGCTGGAGAAGAGCATTGATGACCTAGAAG AGAAAGTGGCGCATGCCAAAGAAGAAAACCTTAATATGCATCAGATGCTGGATCAAACTTTACTGGAGTTAAACAACATGTGA
- the TPM1 gene encoding tropomyosin alpha-1 chain isoform X2, with the protein MAAMSSLEAVRRKIRSLQEQADAAEERAGRLQREVDQERALREEAESEVASLNRRIQLVEEELDRAQERLATALQKLEEAEKAADESERGMKVIENRAQKDEEKMEIQEIQLKEAKHIAEEADRKYEEVARKLVIIESDLERAEERAELSESKCAELEEELKTVTNNLKSLEAQAEKYSQKEDKYEEEIKVLTDKLKEAETRAEFAERSVTKLEKSIDDLEEKVAHAKEENLNMHQMLDQTLLELNNM; encoded by the exons ATGGCGGCGATGAGCTCGCTCGAGGCCGTGCGCAGGAAGATCcgcagcctgcaggagcaggcgGACGCCGCCGAGGAGCGGGCGGGACGGCTGCAGCGGGAGGTGGACCAGGAGCGGGCGTTGCGGGAGGAG GCTGAGAGTGAAGTAGCTTCTCTGAACAGACGCATCCAGCTGGTTGAGGAAGAGTTGGATCGGGCTCAGGAGCGCTTGGCCACTGCCctgcagaagctggaggaggctgagaaGGCTGCAGATGAGAGTGAAAG AGGAATGAAGGTCATTGAAAATAGAGCCCAGAAGGATGAAGAGAagatggaaatccaggagaTCCAGCTTAAAGAGGCTAAGCACATTGCTGAAGAGGCTGACCGCAAGTATGAAGAG GTGGCTCGTAAGCTGGTGATCATTGAGAGTGACCTGGAGCGCGCTGAGGAGCGTGCTGAGCTATCAGAAAG CAAATGTGCTGAGCTTGAAGAGGAGTTGAAAACTGTGACCAACAACCTGAAGTCGCTGGAGGCTCAGGCTGAGAAG TACTCCCAGAAAGAAGACAAGTATGAAGAGGAGATTAAAGTTCTGACTGACAAACTGAAGGAG GCTGAGACCCGTGCTGAGTTTGCTGAGAGGTCAGTAACCAAGCTGGAGAAGAGCATTGATGACCTAGAAG AGAAAGTGGCGCATGCCAAAGAAGAAAACCTTAATATGCATCAGATGCTGGATCAAACTTTACTGGAGTTAAACAACATGTGA
- the TPM1 gene encoding tropomyosin alpha-1 chain isoform X8 gives MDAIKKKMQMLKLDKENALDRAEQAEADKKAAEERSKQLEDDIVQLEKQLRGTEDTRDQVLEELHKSEDSLLSAEENAAKAESEVASLNRRIQLVEEELDRAQERLATALQKLEEAEKAADESERGMKVIENRAQKDEEKMEIQEIQLKEAKHIAEEADRKYEEVARKLVIIESDLERAEERAELSESQVRQLEEQLRIMDQTLKALMAAEDKYSQKEDKYEEEIKVLTDKLKEAETRAEFAERSVTKLEKSIDDLEEKVAHAKEENLNMHQMLDQTLLELNNM, from the exons ATGGATGCCATCAAGAAGAAGATGCAGATGCTGAAGCTGGACAAGGAGAACGCCTTGGACAGAGCCGAGCAAGCCGAAGCGGACAAGAAGGCAGCGGAGGAGAGAAGCAAGCAG TTAGAGGATGACATTGTGCAATTGGAAAAGCAATTGCGAGGGACGGAGGATACAAGGGACCAAGTGCTGGAAGAGCTACACAAGTCTGAGGACAGCCTCCTCTCCGCAGAGGAGAATGCTGCCAAG GCTGAGAGTGAAGTAGCTTCTCTGAACAGACGCATCCAGCTGGTTGAGGAAGAGTTGGATCGGGCTCAGGAGCGCTTGGCCACTGCCctgcagaagctggaggaggctgagaaGGCTGCAGATGAGAGTGAAAG AGGAATGAAGGTCATTGAAAATAGAGCCCAGAAGGATGAAGAGAagatggaaatccaggagaTCCAGCTTAAAGAGGCTAAGCACATTGCTGAAGAGGCTGACCGCAAGTATGAAGAG GTGGCTCGTAAGCTGGTGATCATTGAGAGTGACCTGGAGCGCGCTGAGGAGCGTGCTGAGCTATCAGAAAG CCAAGTCCGACAGCTGGAAGAACAGTTAAGAATAATGGATCAAACCTTGAAAGCATTAATGGCTGCAGAGGATAAG TACTCCCAGAAAGAAGACAAGTATGAAGAGGAGATTAAAGTTCTGACTGACAAACTGAAGGAG GCTGAGACCCGTGCTGAGTTTGCTGAGAGGTCAGTAACCAAGCTGGAGAAGAGCATTGATGACCTAGAAG AGAAAGTGGCGCATGCCAAAGAAGAAAACCTTAATATGCATCAGATGCTGGATCAAACTTTACTGGAGTTAAACAACATGTGA
- the TPM1 gene encoding tropomyosin alpha-1 chain isoform X10, whose product MDAIKKKMQMLKLDKENALDRAEQAEADKKAAEERSKQLEDELVALQKKLKATEDELDKYSESLKDAQEKLELADKKATDAESEVASLNRRIQLVEEELDRAQERLATALQKLEEAEKAADESERGMKVIENRAQKDEEKMEIQEIQLKEAKHIAEEADRKYEEVARKLVIIESDLERAEERAELSESKCAELEEELKTVTNNLKSLEAQAEKYSQKEDKYEEEIKVLTDKLKEAETRAEFAERSVTKLEKSIDDLEDNFLCFSSPKTSSSGWIKHLSKLWMFHGLIVLSSSLVDSSSITCLRTCSVCALLYRNYISQCKINIPAVSLLLFLCLLFI is encoded by the exons ATGGATGCCATCAAGAAGAAGATGCAGATGCTGAAGCTGGACAAGGAGAACGCCTTGGACAGAGCCGAGCAAGCCGAAGCGGACAAGAAGGCAGCGGAGGAGAGAAGCAAGCAG CTGGAGGACGAGCTGGTGGCTCTACAAAAGAAGCTGAAGGCCACTGAGGATGAGCTGGACAAATACTCCGAGTCCCTTAAAGATGCACAGGAAAAGTTGGAACTGGCTGACAAAAAGGCCACAGAT GCTGAGAGTGAAGTAGCTTCTCTGAACAGACGCATCCAGCTGGTTGAGGAAGAGTTGGATCGGGCTCAGGAGCGCTTGGCCACTGCCctgcagaagctggaggaggctgagaaGGCTGCAGATGAGAGTGAAAG AGGAATGAAGGTCATTGAAAATAGAGCCCAGAAGGATGAAGAGAagatggaaatccaggagaTCCAGCTTAAAGAGGCTAAGCACATTGCTGAAGAGGCTGACCGCAAGTATGAAGAG GTGGCTCGTAAGCTGGTGATCATTGAGAGTGACCTGGAGCGCGCTGAGGAGCGTGCTGAGCTATCAGAAAG CAAATGTGCTGAGCTTGAAGAGGAGTTGAAAACTGTGACCAACAACCTGAAGTCGCTGGAGGCTCAGGCTGAGAAG TACTCCCAGAAAGAAGACAAGTATGAAGAGGAGATTAAAGTTCTGACTGACAAACTGAAGGAG GCTGAGACCCGTGCTGAGTTTGCTGAGAGGTCAGTAACCAAGCTGGAGAAGAGCATTGATGACCTAGAAG ataattttctttgcttcagttCTCCAAAGACATCTTCATCGGGTTGGATAAAACATCTTTCCAAGCTTTGGATGTTTCATGGGCTCATTGTCCTGTCTTCTAGTTTAGTTGACTCTTCCTCTATCACCTGTCTCAGAACATGCTCTGTTTGTGCTCTGCTGTACAGAAACTACATTTctcaatgtaaaataaatatccCAGCTGTATCCCTTTTGCTAttcctttgccttttatttatttaa
- the TPM1 gene encoding tropomyosin alpha-1 chain isoform X4 — protein MDAIKKKMQMLKLDKENALDRAEQAEADKKAAEERSKQLEDELVALQKKLKATEDELDKYSESLKDAQEKLELADKKATDAESEVASLNRRIQLVEEELDRAQERLATALQKLEEAEKAADESERGMKVIENRAQKDEEKMEIQEIQLKEAKHIAEEADRKYEEVARKLVIIESDLERAEERAELSESKCAELEEELKTVTNNLKSLEAQAEKYSQKEDKYEEEIKVLTDKLKEAETRAEFAERSVTKLEKSIDDLEDELYAQKLKYKAISEELDHALNDMTSI, from the exons ATGGATGCCATCAAGAAGAAGATGCAGATGCTGAAGCTGGACAAGGAGAACGCCTTGGACAGAGCCGAGCAAGCCGAAGCGGACAAGAAGGCAGCGGAGGAGAGAAGCAAGCAG CTGGAGGACGAGCTGGTGGCTCTACAAAAGAAGCTGAAGGCCACTGAGGATGAGCTGGACAAATACTCCGAGTCCCTTAAAGATGCACAGGAAAAGTTGGAACTGGCTGACAAAAAGGCCACAGAT GCTGAGAGTGAAGTAGCTTCTCTGAACAGACGCATCCAGCTGGTTGAGGAAGAGTTGGATCGGGCTCAGGAGCGCTTGGCCACTGCCctgcagaagctggaggaggctgagaaGGCTGCAGATGAGAGTGAAAG AGGAATGAAGGTCATTGAAAATAGAGCCCAGAAGGATGAAGAGAagatggaaatccaggagaTCCAGCTTAAAGAGGCTAAGCACATTGCTGAAGAGGCTGACCGCAAGTATGAAGAG GTGGCTCGTAAGCTGGTGATCATTGAGAGTGACCTGGAGCGCGCTGAGGAGCGTGCTGAGCTATCAGAAAG CAAATGTGCTGAGCTTGAAGAGGAGTTGAAAACTGTGACCAACAACCTGAAGTCGCTGGAGGCTCAGGCTGAGAAG TACTCCCAGAAAGAAGACAAGTATGAAGAGGAGATTAAAGTTCTGACTGACAAACTGAAGGAG GCTGAGACCCGTGCTGAGTTTGCTGAGAGGTCAGTAACCAAGCTGGAGAAGAGCATTGATGACCTAGAAG ATGAGCTCTATGCTCAGAAACTGAAGTACAAAGCCATCAGTGAGGAGCTGGACCACGCTCTCAATGATATGACTTCCAT ataa
- the TPM1 gene encoding tropomyosin alpha-1 chain isoform X6: MDAIKKKMQMLKLDKENALDRAEQAEADKKAAEERSKQLEDDIVQLEKQLRGTEDTRDQVLEELHKSEDSLLSAEENAAKAESEVASLNRRIQLVEEELDRAQERLATALQKLEEAEKAADESERGMKVIENRAQKDEEKMEIQEIQLKEAKHIAEEADRKYEEVARKLVIIESDLERAEERAELSESKCAELEEELKTVTNNLKSLEAQAEKYSQKEDKYEEEIKVLTDKLKEAETRAEFAERSVTKLEKSIDDLEEKVAHAKEENLNMHQMLDQTLLELNNM, from the exons ATGGATGCCATCAAGAAGAAGATGCAGATGCTGAAGCTGGACAAGGAGAACGCCTTGGACAGAGCCGAGCAAGCCGAAGCGGACAAGAAGGCAGCGGAGGAGAGAAGCAAGCAG TTAGAGGATGACATTGTGCAATTGGAAAAGCAATTGCGAGGGACGGAGGATACAAGGGACCAAGTGCTGGAAGAGCTACACAAGTCTGAGGACAGCCTCCTCTCCGCAGAGGAGAATGCTGCCAAG GCTGAGAGTGAAGTAGCTTCTCTGAACAGACGCATCCAGCTGGTTGAGGAAGAGTTGGATCGGGCTCAGGAGCGCTTGGCCACTGCCctgcagaagctggaggaggctgagaaGGCTGCAGATGAGAGTGAAAG AGGAATGAAGGTCATTGAAAATAGAGCCCAGAAGGATGAAGAGAagatggaaatccaggagaTCCAGCTTAAAGAGGCTAAGCACATTGCTGAAGAGGCTGACCGCAAGTATGAAGAG GTGGCTCGTAAGCTGGTGATCATTGAGAGTGACCTGGAGCGCGCTGAGGAGCGTGCTGAGCTATCAGAAAG CAAATGTGCTGAGCTTGAAGAGGAGTTGAAAACTGTGACCAACAACCTGAAGTCGCTGGAGGCTCAGGCTGAGAAG TACTCCCAGAAAGAAGACAAGTATGAAGAGGAGATTAAAGTTCTGACTGACAAACTGAAGGAG GCTGAGACCCGTGCTGAGTTTGCTGAGAGGTCAGTAACCAAGCTGGAGAAGAGCATTGATGACCTAGAAG AGAAAGTGGCGCATGCCAAAGAAGAAAACCTTAATATGCATCAGATGCTGGATCAAACTTTACTGGAGTTAAACAACATGTGA
- the TPM1 gene encoding tropomyosin alpha-1 chain isoform X1, whose product MAAMSSLEAVRRKIRSLQEQADAAEERAGRLQREVDQERALREEAESEVASLNRRIQLVEEELDRAQERLATALQKLEEAEKAADESERGMKVIENRAQKDEEKMEIQEIQLKEAKHIAEEADRKYEEVARKLVIIESDLERAEERAELSESKCAELEEELKTVTNNLKSLEAQAEKYSQKEDKYEEEIKVLTDKLKEAETRAEFAERSVTKLEKSIDDLEDELYAQKLKYKAISEELDHALNDMTSI is encoded by the exons ATGGCGGCGATGAGCTCGCTCGAGGCCGTGCGCAGGAAGATCcgcagcctgcaggagcaggcgGACGCCGCCGAGGAGCGGGCGGGACGGCTGCAGCGGGAGGTGGACCAGGAGCGGGCGTTGCGGGAGGAG GCTGAGAGTGAAGTAGCTTCTCTGAACAGACGCATCCAGCTGGTTGAGGAAGAGTTGGATCGGGCTCAGGAGCGCTTGGCCACTGCCctgcagaagctggaggaggctgagaaGGCTGCAGATGAGAGTGAAAG AGGAATGAAGGTCATTGAAAATAGAGCCCAGAAGGATGAAGAGAagatggaaatccaggagaTCCAGCTTAAAGAGGCTAAGCACATTGCTGAAGAGGCTGACCGCAAGTATGAAGAG GTGGCTCGTAAGCTGGTGATCATTGAGAGTGACCTGGAGCGCGCTGAGGAGCGTGCTGAGCTATCAGAAAG CAAATGTGCTGAGCTTGAAGAGGAGTTGAAAACTGTGACCAACAACCTGAAGTCGCTGGAGGCTCAGGCTGAGAAG TACTCCCAGAAAGAAGACAAGTATGAAGAGGAGATTAAAGTTCTGACTGACAAACTGAAGGAG GCTGAGACCCGTGCTGAGTTTGCTGAGAGGTCAGTAACCAAGCTGGAGAAGAGCATTGATGACCTAGAAG ATGAGCTCTATGCTCAGAAACTGAAGTACAAAGCCATCAGTGAGGAGCTGGACCACGCTCTCAATGATATGACTTCCAT ataa
- the TPM1 gene encoding tropomyosin alpha-1 chain isoform X9, with protein sequence MDAIKKKMQMLKLDKENALDRAEQAEADKKAAEERSKQLEDDIVQLEKQLRGTEDTRDQVLEELHKSEDSLLSAEENAAKLEDELVALQKKLKATEDELDKYSESLKDAQEKLELADKKATDAESEVASLNRRIQLVEEELDRAQERLATALQKLEEAEKAADESERGMKVIENRAQKDEEKMEIQEIQLKEAKHIAEEADRKYEEVARKLVIIESDLERAEERAELSESKCAELEEELKTVTNNLKSLEAQAEKYSQKEDKYEEEIKVLTDKLKEAETRAEFAERSVTKLEKSIDDLEEKVAHAKEENLNMHQMLDQTLLELNNM encoded by the exons ATGGATGCCATCAAGAAGAAGATGCAGATGCTGAAGCTGGACAAGGAGAACGCCTTGGACAGAGCCGAGCAAGCCGAAGCGGACAAGAAGGCAGCGGAGGAGAGAAGCAAGCAG TTAGAGGATGACATTGTGCAATTGGAAAAGCAATTGCGAGGGACGGAGGATACAAGGGACCAAGTGCTGGAAGAGCTACACAAGTCTGAGGACAGCCTCCTCTCCGCAGAGGAGAATGCTGCCAAG CTGGAGGACGAGCTGGTGGCTCTACAAAAGAAGCTGAAGGCCACTGAGGATGAGCTGGACAAATACTCCGAGTCCCTTAAAGATGCACAGGAAAAGTTGGAACTGGCTGACAAAAAGGCCACAGAT GCTGAGAGTGAAGTAGCTTCTCTGAACAGACGCATCCAGCTGGTTGAGGAAGAGTTGGATCGGGCTCAGGAGCGCTTGGCCACTGCCctgcagaagctggaggaggctgagaaGGCTGCAGATGAGAGTGAAAG AGGAATGAAGGTCATTGAAAATAGAGCCCAGAAGGATGAAGAGAagatggaaatccaggagaTCCAGCTTAAAGAGGCTAAGCACATTGCTGAAGAGGCTGACCGCAAGTATGAAGAG GTGGCTCGTAAGCTGGTGATCATTGAGAGTGACCTGGAGCGCGCTGAGGAGCGTGCTGAGCTATCAGAAAG CAAATGTGCTGAGCTTGAAGAGGAGTTGAAAACTGTGACCAACAACCTGAAGTCGCTGGAGGCTCAGGCTGAGAAG TACTCCCAGAAAGAAGACAAGTATGAAGAGGAGATTAAAGTTCTGACTGACAAACTGAAGGAG GCTGAGACCCGTGCTGAGTTTGCTGAGAGGTCAGTAACCAAGCTGGAGAAGAGCATTGATGACCTAGAAG AGAAAGTGGCGCATGCCAAAGAAGAAAACCTTAATATGCATCAGATGCTGGATCAAACTTTACTGGAGTTAAACAACATGTGA